The Lycium ferocissimum isolate CSIRO_LF1 chromosome 1, AGI_CSIRO_Lferr_CH_V1, whole genome shotgun sequence genome includes a region encoding these proteins:
- the LOC132053427 gene encoding uncharacterized protein LOC132053427 isoform X1 — translation MNLVGRDKIESFVSIFVTLLPHELSPLLYSTSTFFFILSAYFVVLPLRDEGAISLGLGNLPSLFVGSLLLTLLAAPLSTLIFSLPNLSKSKALVLIHRFFGLTLVAFYILWLSSTPGSSPFNIKGLLLMSSTLKQELKVEVSHTNTPNLSSWSNHGWFYVSVRIALFLWVALLNLITISSTWARVIDVMDSESGSRLFGFIGAGATLGQLFGSLFATGMAWLGPYLLLVSAILMELAAQSSKGIKKDVLQLPEELSPLREADIDQAKEVENVPELTQRITSPKSPASVAKPQLWAILDGLKLILSSTYLLHVSLFLWLSAVVSSFFYFQKVTVIAAAVTDPTGRRRLFAQINSFIAVFILAGQLTLTGRILTFAGVTLAICATPFVAFTNLIALAVWPTWIAVAISETLRKVVTYVVTRPARELLFTVVSREEKYKAKVCIDVIVQRLGDATAAAMYKLLFSTLNGKASAVSLYALPVCFTWILTAFYLGHRYRQLSTAQPSQPAETCR, via the exons ATGAATTTAGTGGGGAGAGATAAAATTGAGTCATTTGTTTCCATTTTCGTTACTCTTCTTCCTCACGAGCTCTCCCCTTTGCTTTACTCTACCTCCACTTTCTTCTTTATATTGAGTGCATACTTTGTGGTACTTCCATTACGTGATGAAGGGGCTATTTCTTTGGGATTGGGGAATTTGCCAAGCTTGTTTGTGGGATCCTTGTTACTCACACTCCTTGCTGCCCCTCTTTCCACCTTAATCTTTTCATTGCCTAATCTTTCCAAGTCCAAG GCTTTGGTCTTGATACACAGGTTTTTTGGGCTCACGCTTGTTGCATTCTACATCCTGTGGCTTTCTTCTACTCCGGGTAGTTCACCATTTAATATCAAG GGACTACTCCTTATGTCCTCAACTTTAAAACAGGAATTAAAAGTGGAAGTGAGTCACACGAATACTCCAAACTTGTCGAGTTGGAGCAACCATGGGTGGTTTTACGTGTCAGTGAGAATTGCCTTGTTTCTTTGG GTTGCTTTGCTTAATCTTATTACTATATCTTCAACTTGGGCTAGAGTTATTGATGTGATGGATAGTGAG TCAGGGTCAAGATTATTTGGGTTTATTGGTGCTGGTGCTACACTTGGCCAGCTGTTTGGTTCGCTATTTGCCACAGGAATGGCTTGGTTAGGACCGT ATTTACTTCTTGTTTCAGCAATTCTCATGGAACTTGCTGCACAGTCATCAAAAGGAATCAAGAAAGATGTCTTACAACTTCCTGAAGAACTATCTCCccttag GGAAGCTGATATCGATCAAGCTAAAGAGGTTGAGAATGTACCAGAGCTCACACAGAGAATAACTTCCCCAAAATCGCCAGCTTCTGTGGCAAAGCCTCAGCTCTGGGCTATATTGGATGGGCTAAAGCTCATTCTATCTTCGACTTACTTGTTGCACGTATCATTATTCCTTTGGCTGAGTGCAGTCGTGTCGTCCTTTTTTTACTTCCAG AAAGTAACTGTTATTGCTGCTGCAGTAACAGATCCCACTGGTAGGAGGAGATTATTTGCACAGATCAATAGCTTTATTGCAGTTTTCATCCTTGCTGGACAGCTTACTTTGACG GGTCGCATCCTTACTTTTGCTGGTGTTACTCTAGCCATTTGCGCCACACCTTTTGTTGCCTTCACAAATTTAATAGCTTTAGCAGTATGGCCTACATGGATTGCAGTGGCCATCTCAGAAACCCTGAGGAAG GTGGTCACATATGTCGTTACCAGGCCTGCAAGGGAGCTTCTTTTCACTGTTGTCTCACGGGAAGAGAAGTATAAAGCAAAG GTATGCATAGATGTGATTGTTCAAAGACTTGGGGATGCTACAGCAGCTGCAATGTACAAGCTACTCTTTAGCACTCTCAATGGCAAGGCGTCAGCTGTTTCTCTATATGCCCTGCCT GTCTGCTTCACGTGGATACTGACAGCATTCTATCTAGGACACAGATACAGGCAACTTTCAACGGCTCAGCCCTCTCAACCTGCTGAAACATgtagatga
- the LOC132053427 gene encoding uncharacterized protein LOC132053427 isoform X2, producing the protein MNLVGRDKIESFVSIFVTLLPHELSPLLYSTSTFFFILSAYFVVLPLRDEGAISLGLGNLPSLFVGSLLLTLLAAPLSTLIFSLPNLSKSKALVLIHRFFGLTLVAFYILWLSSTPGSSPFNIKELKVEVSHTNTPNLSSWSNHGWFYVSVRIALFLWVALLNLITISSTWARVIDVMDSESGSRLFGFIGAGATLGQLFGSLFATGMAWLGPYLLLVSAILMELAAQSSKGIKKDVLQLPEELSPLREADIDQAKEVENVPELTQRITSPKSPASVAKPQLWAILDGLKLILSSTYLLHVSLFLWLSAVVSSFFYFQKVTVIAAAVTDPTGRRRLFAQINSFIAVFILAGQLTLTGRILTFAGVTLAICATPFVAFTNLIALAVWPTWIAVAISETLRKVVTYVVTRPARELLFTVVSREEKYKAKVCIDVIVQRLGDATAAAMYKLLFSTLNGKASAVSLYALPVCFTWILTAFYLGHRYRQLSTAQPSQPAETCR; encoded by the exons ATGAATTTAGTGGGGAGAGATAAAATTGAGTCATTTGTTTCCATTTTCGTTACTCTTCTTCCTCACGAGCTCTCCCCTTTGCTTTACTCTACCTCCACTTTCTTCTTTATATTGAGTGCATACTTTGTGGTACTTCCATTACGTGATGAAGGGGCTATTTCTTTGGGATTGGGGAATTTGCCAAGCTTGTTTGTGGGATCCTTGTTACTCACACTCCTTGCTGCCCCTCTTTCCACCTTAATCTTTTCATTGCCTAATCTTTCCAAGTCCAAG GCTTTGGTCTTGATACACAGGTTTTTTGGGCTCACGCTTGTTGCATTCTACATCCTGTGGCTTTCTTCTACTCCGGGTAGTTCACCATTTAATATCAAG GAATTAAAAGTGGAAGTGAGTCACACGAATACTCCAAACTTGTCGAGTTGGAGCAACCATGGGTGGTTTTACGTGTCAGTGAGAATTGCCTTGTTTCTTTGG GTTGCTTTGCTTAATCTTATTACTATATCTTCAACTTGGGCTAGAGTTATTGATGTGATGGATAGTGAG TCAGGGTCAAGATTATTTGGGTTTATTGGTGCTGGTGCTACACTTGGCCAGCTGTTTGGTTCGCTATTTGCCACAGGAATGGCTTGGTTAGGACCGT ATTTACTTCTTGTTTCAGCAATTCTCATGGAACTTGCTGCACAGTCATCAAAAGGAATCAAGAAAGATGTCTTACAACTTCCTGAAGAACTATCTCCccttag GGAAGCTGATATCGATCAAGCTAAAGAGGTTGAGAATGTACCAGAGCTCACACAGAGAATAACTTCCCCAAAATCGCCAGCTTCTGTGGCAAAGCCTCAGCTCTGGGCTATATTGGATGGGCTAAAGCTCATTCTATCTTCGACTTACTTGTTGCACGTATCATTATTCCTTTGGCTGAGTGCAGTCGTGTCGTCCTTTTTTTACTTCCAG AAAGTAACTGTTATTGCTGCTGCAGTAACAGATCCCACTGGTAGGAGGAGATTATTTGCACAGATCAATAGCTTTATTGCAGTTTTCATCCTTGCTGGACAGCTTACTTTGACG GGTCGCATCCTTACTTTTGCTGGTGTTACTCTAGCCATTTGCGCCACACCTTTTGTTGCCTTCACAAATTTAATAGCTTTAGCAGTATGGCCTACATGGATTGCAGTGGCCATCTCAGAAACCCTGAGGAAG GTGGTCACATATGTCGTTACCAGGCCTGCAAGGGAGCTTCTTTTCACTGTTGTCTCACGGGAAGAGAAGTATAAAGCAAAG GTATGCATAGATGTGATTGTTCAAAGACTTGGGGATGCTACAGCAGCTGCAATGTACAAGCTACTCTTTAGCACTCTCAATGGCAAGGCGTCAGCTGTTTCTCTATATGCCCTGCCT GTCTGCTTCACGTGGATACTGACAGCATTCTATCTAGGACACAGATACAGGCAACTTTCAACGGCTCAGCCCTCTCAACCTGCTGAAACATgtagatga
- the LOC132053427 gene encoding uncharacterized protein LOC132053427 isoform X3, protein MSSTLKQELKVEVSHTNTPNLSSWSNHGWFYVSVRIALFLWVALLNLITISSTWARVIDVMDSESGSRLFGFIGAGATLGQLFGSLFATGMAWLGPYLLLVSAILMELAAQSSKGIKKDVLQLPEELSPLREADIDQAKEVENVPELTQRITSPKSPASVAKPQLWAILDGLKLILSSTYLLHVSLFLWLSAVVSSFFYFQKVTVIAAAVTDPTGRRRLFAQINSFIAVFILAGQLTLTGRILTFAGVTLAICATPFVAFTNLIALAVWPTWIAVAISETLRKVVTYVVTRPARELLFTVVSREEKYKAKVCIDVIVQRLGDATAAAMYKLLFSTLNGKASAVSLYALPVCFTWILTAFYLGHRYRQLSTAQPSQPAETCR, encoded by the exons ATGTCCTCAACTTTAAAACAGGAATTAAAAGTGGAAGTGAGTCACACGAATACTCCAAACTTGTCGAGTTGGAGCAACCATGGGTGGTTTTACGTGTCAGTGAGAATTGCCTTGTTTCTTTGG GTTGCTTTGCTTAATCTTATTACTATATCTTCAACTTGGGCTAGAGTTATTGATGTGATGGATAGTGAG TCAGGGTCAAGATTATTTGGGTTTATTGGTGCTGGTGCTACACTTGGCCAGCTGTTTGGTTCGCTATTTGCCACAGGAATGGCTTGGTTAGGACCGT ATTTACTTCTTGTTTCAGCAATTCTCATGGAACTTGCTGCACAGTCATCAAAAGGAATCAAGAAAGATGTCTTACAACTTCCTGAAGAACTATCTCCccttag GGAAGCTGATATCGATCAAGCTAAAGAGGTTGAGAATGTACCAGAGCTCACACAGAGAATAACTTCCCCAAAATCGCCAGCTTCTGTGGCAAAGCCTCAGCTCTGGGCTATATTGGATGGGCTAAAGCTCATTCTATCTTCGACTTACTTGTTGCACGTATCATTATTCCTTTGGCTGAGTGCAGTCGTGTCGTCCTTTTTTTACTTCCAG AAAGTAACTGTTATTGCTGCTGCAGTAACAGATCCCACTGGTAGGAGGAGATTATTTGCACAGATCAATAGCTTTATTGCAGTTTTCATCCTTGCTGGACAGCTTACTTTGACG GGTCGCATCCTTACTTTTGCTGGTGTTACTCTAGCCATTTGCGCCACACCTTTTGTTGCCTTCACAAATTTAATAGCTTTAGCAGTATGGCCTACATGGATTGCAGTGGCCATCTCAGAAACCCTGAGGAAG GTGGTCACATATGTCGTTACCAGGCCTGCAAGGGAGCTTCTTTTCACTGTTGTCTCACGGGAAGAGAAGTATAAAGCAAAG GTATGCATAGATGTGATTGTTCAAAGACTTGGGGATGCTACAGCAGCTGCAATGTACAAGCTACTCTTTAGCACTCTCAATGGCAAGGCGTCAGCTGTTTCTCTATATGCCCTGCCT GTCTGCTTCACGTGGATACTGACAGCATTCTATCTAGGACACAGATACAGGCAACTTTCAACGGCTCAGCCCTCTCAACCTGCTGAAACATgtagatga
- the LOC132029645 gene encoding transcription initiation factor IIF subunit alpha-like isoform X1, translating to MDETGDMCNDGSTSMIIDAMTAPSPATGPITEDEIRAFLLQGKPVSTADLVLQFRSRLKSKEAKVAFAAVLKRICKIQKTRTGASYVLLREEGELLDTLIATEFFRLEI from the exons ATGGATGAAACCGGTGATATGTGCAACGACGGCAGCACTTCAATGATTATA GATGCGATGACTGCTCCAAGTCCTGCCACAGGTCCTATTACTGAAGATGAAATTAGAGCTTTTCTGTTGCAGGGAAAACCAGTGAGCACAGCGGATCTTGTCCTACAATTTAGATCTCGTTTAAAATCTAAAGAG GCTAAGGTTGCTTTTGCTGCTGTATTGAAGAGGATCTGCAAGATACAGAAAACCCGCACAGGCGCTAGCTATGTTTTGTTACGAGAGGAAGGCGAATTATTGGATACTTTGATAGCAACGGAGTTCTTTCGTCTTGAAatctaa
- the LOC132029645 gene encoding transcription initiation factor IIF subunit alpha-like isoform X2, translating to MTAPSPATGPITEDEIRAFLLQGKPVSTADLVLQFRSRLKSKEAKVAFAAVLKRICKIQKTRTGASYVLLREEGELLDTLIATEFFRLEI from the exons ATGACTGCTCCAAGTCCTGCCACAGGTCCTATTACTGAAGATGAAATTAGAGCTTTTCTGTTGCAGGGAAAACCAGTGAGCACAGCGGATCTTGTCCTACAATTTAGATCTCGTTTAAAATCTAAAGAG GCTAAGGTTGCTTTTGCTGCTGTATTGAAGAGGATCTGCAAGATACAGAAAACCCGCACAGGCGCTAGCTATGTTTTGTTACGAGAGGAAGGCGAATTATTGGATACTTTGATAGCAACGGAGTTCTTTCGTCTTGAAatctaa